In one Nicotiana tomentosiformis chromosome 6, ASM39032v3, whole genome shotgun sequence genomic region, the following are encoded:
- the LOC104121386 gene encoding isoaspartyl peptidase/L-asparaginase-like encodes MGWAIALHGGAGDIPRDLPPELRQPREACLHRCLQIGIDALNSHKSPLDVVELVVRELENDPHFNAGRGSVLTSNGTVEMEACIMDGSTKKCGAVSGLTTVVNAVSLARLVMEKTPHVYLAFEGAEAFAREKGVETVDSNHFITPQNIERLKQAKAANRVQVDYTQPAPVVDVTPVPNGDSQIGTVGCVAVDSYGNLAAATSTGGLVNKMVGRIGDTPLVGAGTYANKLCAVSCTGKGEAIIRATVARDVAALMEYKGLTLKEATDYVIKESTPEGTTGLIAVSVAGEVVTPFNTTGMFRACATQDGNREVAIW; translated from the exons ATGGGTTGGGCTATTGCATTGCACGGTGGCGCTGGTGATATTCCCCGTGATCTTCCGCCGGAGCTCCGTCAACCCAGAGAAGCCTGCCTCCACCGTTGTTTACAGATCGGCATTGATGCTCTTAATTCTCACAAATCACCTTTGGATGTTGTTGAACTTGTG GTGCGTGAACTGGAAAATGACCCACACTTCAATGCTGGTAGAGGTTCGGTTTTAACCAGCAATGGCACGGTAGAAATGGAAGCTTGTATCATGGATGGAAGTACAAAGAAATGTGGAGCTGTTTCTGGCCTCACTACAGTTGTTAATGCTGTATCTCTAGCTAGGCTAGTAATGGAGAAAACTCCACATGTATATCTTGCATTTGAAGGAGCAGAAGCATTTGCTAGGGAGAAG GGAGTTGAAACTGTAGATTCAAACCATTTTATCACTCCGCAAAATATTGAGAGATTGAAACAAGCAAAAGCAGCTAACAGAGTTCAG GTAGATTATACACAACCTGCGCCAGTAGTTGATGTAACTCCAGTTCCAAATGGGGATAGCCAGATAGGAACAGTTGGATGTGTTGCTGTTGACAGTTATGGAAATTTAGCAGCAGCTACTTCTACTGGAGGACTAGTCAACAAGATGGTTGGTAGAATTGGAGATACTCCCCTTGTTGGTGCAGGAACATATGCAAATAAACTATGTGCAGTATCTTGTACAGGCAAAGGCGAAGCTATTATCCGCGCAACTGTAGCAAGAGATGTTGCTGCTCTAATGGAATACAAAGGGCTAACTCTAAAGGAGGCAACAGATTATGTTATAAAAGAATCTACACCAGAAGGTACTACTGGTTTGATTGCTGTGTCTGTTGCAGGGGAAGTTGTCACACCATTTAATACTACTGGCATGTTTAGAGCTTGTGCTACTCAAGATGGTAATAGAGAAGTAGCAATTTGGTAA
- the LOC104121385 gene encoding subtilisin inhibitor-like — translation MAEELKKLPDLPIESPSSPLPILDWSNPPPQAGKMSWPELVGVTAEEAEKKIKEEKPELNIHIIPPNSMVTMDYRLERVRIFVDASGKVAQEPRLG, via the exons ATGGCAGAGGAACTAAAGAAGCTCCCCGATCTTCCTATAGAATCACCATCATCTCCATTACCCATTCTTG ATTGGAGTAACCCACCACCACAAGCTGGGAAAATGTCATGGCCAGAGTTGGTAGGTGTGACAGCAGAGGAAGCAGAAAAGAAGATAAAGGAGGAAAAACCAGAGCTGAACATACATATAATTCCACCTAATTCTATGGTGACTATGGATTACCGTTTAGAACGGGTCCGTATTTTTGTAGACGCATCTGGAAAAGTTGCCCAAGAGCCTCGACTTGGCTAA